The DNA window TCAGCCACTCTCGCATCTCTCCGCCCGAAGTCCCTGGCGGCGCGCATCATCCGTCGCGCCGCTGTTCGAAGAACCGTTGCATCAACTCACGACAGCGGCCTTCCTCGACGCCGCCGATCACCACCGGCCGATGGAGCAGCCGTGGCTCGTTCTGGATGGCAAAGATACTCTCGCACGCACCGGTGCGCGGTTCGCGCGCTCCGAAGACCACCCGCGGGATCCGCGCCAGCAGCGCCGCACCGATGCACATCACGCACGGCTCGATGGTGCTGTACAGAACCGCGTTCTCGACCTCCCGGGCGCCCACCGCACCCACCGCGTCCCACAGCGCCACCACCTCAGCGTGCTCAAAGGGCTGTCCCGTGCGCACGGTCCGGTTGTGCCCGCGCCCCACCACGCGGCGCTCCAGGACGACCACCGCGCCCACGGGAACCTCGCCGGCGGCGTACGCGCGCTCCGCTTCCGCGAGCGCCTCCTCCATCCAGCGGACGTCCTGTGTCATCGAGAAAGATCCGGCCGCCGCGACACCGGCGTCAGCGCGCGGGCAGGCTGTTCGCGAGCGCCCTGGCGACCTTCGAGGCCACATCCTCGAACGGTGGCGCGCGATGCACCTTCCTGCCCAGGTCCGCGTACACCGCGCCCGAGCCGCTCGTCACCAGCGAGCGGTCCCCCGTTTCCGTGCGCGCGCCCTCTTCGTAGTCCTCGTCGATGGCCCGGAACAACGCCACCCCGTCCCGCGCGGACAAGATGGTGATGGTGGCCCCCACGTAGGTCGCCGGCGTCGTGTTCTCGGTGATGTCGGCCTCGTCCTTCTGCCACAGGTCGACCACTGGGATCAGGAACCCGTCGCACTGCAACTGGTGCGCCAGGTCGGTGATGAACGCAAGGTCCGGCTTTCCGGACACCGCAAAGGAGCGCAGAAATTTCTGGTAGCGCTCGTCCCACCCGTTCTGCCCCACCGCATACTCCACCGTGTTCGGCGCGATGAACTTGTAGTCCGTACGCAGGTCCAGCGCCGGCACCAGGAACTTCTCAACCGTGGCCGGCGCGACATTGTCCGGATCCTCGGTGCTGTGCAGCGACGTGGCACAGTTGAGCACCGCAATCTTCTCCACGTTCTCCGCGTTGTCCGCGTCCGTGAAGCGCGGGTCGACGTAGACCTCGATGGGGTGTTGCTGACCCCGGCACGACACCAGGGCAGCGAGCGCCAGCAGACTGCAGATCATTGCGCGTTTCATTACGACTCCTCGGGCGGCCAACCAGCGGAAACACCGCCGTTGCTCAGAACCACGTGAGCGTAGCCGTTCGACTCCACCGGTGTCAACCGAGCACGCAGCTTTTGACATCCGGGCGCCCGCGCGCGTACACTGACCCGGTGAATCCCGCCACGCGGTCCAAGTCCCCGCGCATGCTCCTCATGGGCGACGCCCGCCAGGTCCACCTGCGCCGCTGGGCCATGTACTTCATGGACGCTGGCTACGACGTGCTCACGCTTTCGCTGGAACCGGGAGACGGTTTTCCGGGTCCCTTCCGGCGCATTCGCGTGTGGGGGGGACTGCCCGACGCCGCCCGCTATCCGCTGGCGGCGCTGCGCGTGCGCCGAATCATCGGCGACTTCATCCCCGACGTGGTGAGCGCACACTTCGCCCCCAACTACGGATTGATCGCGGCGCTGGTGTGCAGGCGCCCGTGGGTGCTCAGTGCATGGGGCAGCGACGTGATGACCGATCCCGACAAGAGCCCCTTCCACCGTCGGCGGACGCAATTCGTTCTGAAGCGAGCGGCGTTCGTGACCTCGGACGCGCGCGTGCTCACCGAGCGCATCCTCTCCTTCGGAGTGGCCGAGGAACGAGTGCGCGAGTTTCCCTACGGGGTCGACACGGCCCTTTTTCGACCGAATCCGCAGCCGCAGGCGCGCGGCCCCCGCATCATCAGCAACCGCAAACTCGAGACCCTCTACGCGGTCGACACCGCGGTCGACGCCATGGCCGCGGTGCGCGAGGCCCTCCCGGACGCCACCCTGACCATCGCAGGCGACGGCCGCGAACGGCGGGCACTCGAACGGCGCGCGGCCTCGTCGCACGCCGCGGAGGCGATCTCGTTTGCAGGGCCGGTGGCGCACGCCGAAATGCCGGCGCTGCTGGCGGACCACCACATATATGTTTCCACGGCGCGATCGGACACCACCTCGGTGTCGCTGCTCGAGGCCATGGCGTGCGGCCTCTTCCCCGTCGTCACCGACATCCCCGCCAACCGCGAGTGGATCACCGACGGCGAAAACGGGCGCCTGGTGCCACCGGGAGAGGCGCTGCGGCTGGCGGTCGCGGTGGTGGATTCATGGCGTGATGCGGAACTCCGGGGGCGCGCCCGCGGTATCAATCTGCGTATCATCGATGAACGCGCGCGCTGGGACTGGTCCATGCGCCCGGCGCGACAGCTCTTCGACATGCTCGCGACCGACGTCGATTCTTGACGGATCTTGAATTCGAGGCAACAATACCCCCATGGTCAGAAAGATTGCATCCTTGGTGCTGCTCCTCGCCGCCGTGGCGGCCATCGCCGGTGCGATTCGCTGGCGGAGCGCAAGCGCACAGATCGGCGCACTCGACCGCGAGCGCAACGCCCTGCAGGCGCAACTCGACACCACGCGCAGCGAGCTGCGCCAGACCGGGTTGCGCTACCGGGGCTTTTTGAGCGGCATGGAGTCGATTCCCGATTCCATCCGCATGGCCCAGGCCGGCGCGACCATGCAGCAGACCAACCTGTACCGCAAGGCGATCACCACACTCGAGGGCGAGGAGCGCCGGCTGGCGCGTTCCATCGAAAAGACCGGGCGTGAAATCGCCGCGGCCCAGGCCCGGCGACGGAGCACAGCGCTGCCACTCGCAGTGGTCGCGGGGGCCCTCTTGCTCACCGGCGGCGGCCTGTTGGCGAGCGTGCGCCCGCGGCGCCTTGCGTCTTGACGCCGTTTCCCGGTTCCCACTATGCTAGGTCCGGTTTTCAAGTTCCCGGCCGCATCTTCTAGAAGGAGTAACGAATGACGTACGTCGTCACGGGCAACTGCCAGAAGTGCCGCTTCACCGATTGCGTCGTCGTCTGCCCGGTCGACTGTTTCCACGGCGACGATGAAATGCTCTACATCGACCCCGATTCGTGTATCGACTGCGACGCGTGTGCACCGGAGTGCC is part of the Candidatus Krumholzibacteriia bacterium genome and encodes:
- a CDS encoding glycosyltransferase, which produces MGDARQVHLRRWAMYFMDAGYDVLTLSLEPGDGFPGPFRRIRVWGGLPDAARYPLAALRVRRIIGDFIPDVVSAHFAPNYGLIAALVCRRPWVLSAWGSDVMTDPDKSPFHRRRTQFVLKRAAFVTSDARVLTERILSFGVAEERVREFPYGVDTALFRPNPQPQARGPRIISNRKLETLYAVDTAVDAMAAVREALPDATLTIAGDGRERRALERRAASSHAAEAISFAGPVAHAEMPALLADHHIYVSTARSDTTSVSLLEAMACGLFPVVTDIPANREWITDGENGRLVPPGEALRLAVAVVDSWRDAELRGRARGINLRIIDERARWDWSMRPARQLFDMLATDVDS
- a CDS encoding nucleoside deaminase gives rise to the protein MTQDVRWMEEALAEAERAYAAGEVPVGAVVVLERRVVGRGHNRTVRTGQPFEHAEVVALWDAVGAVGAREVENAVLYSTIEPCVMCIGAALLARIPRVVFGAREPRTGACESIFAIQNEPRLLHRPVVIGGVEEGRCRELMQRFFEQRRDG